One stretch of Tribolium castaneum strain GA2 chromosome 5, icTriCast1.1, whole genome shotgun sequence DNA includes these proteins:
- the Ist1 gene encoding IST1 homolog isoform X4 has protein sequence MFSSAPNYTKLKTNLRLVIARLKLLEKKKTELTEKSRREIADFIAAGKIERAKIRVEYIIREDYLVEAMEIVEMYCDLLLARFGLITNMKELDEGIAEAVSSLIWVAPRLQSDCQELKVIADLLTAKYGQNYAEACRIESVETISEKLKHKLSIQSPAKLLVEKYVIEIAKSYNVPYEPDPQVMELEKGKDALLIDLSDKNNLGGGGGYPAPLGFLGYPQPPPLPAMVDPPPAPFSYPPSKDQNWNAPSNPSAPPPAFSYNIPPADEGKESNTDFMDSKVPPDDNLQNNDEPQKPTPQQKLNDNSYNLPELPSVPSHNGPPSPDASDDIDFDDLTRRFNELKKKY, from the exons atgttttcaagtGCCCCAAATTACACGAAATTGAAAACCAACTTGCGCCTGGTTATCGCCAGGCTTAAGTTACTGGAGAAGAAGAAGACCGAATTGACGGAAAAGTCGCGGAGGGAAATTGCCGATTTTATCGCTGCTGGAAAAATCGAACGGGCGAAAATACGAGTCGAATACATCATTAG GGAGGATTATTTAGTTGAGGCGATGGAGATTGTGGAAATGTACTGTGATTTACTCTTGGCCCGTTTTGGCCTAATTACGAACATGAAGGAACTGGACGAAGGCATTGCCGAAGCCGTTTCTAGCTTAATTTGGGTGGCACCTAGGCTGCAGTCCGACTGTCAG GAATTAAAAGTAATTGCGGACCTTTTAACGGCAAAATACGGCCAAAACTACGCCGAAGCGTGCCGTATAGAGTCTGTGGAAACAATAAGCGAGAAACTGAAACACAAACTTTCAATACAAAGCCCCGCGAAACTCCTGGTCGAAAAATACGTCATAGAAATAGCAAAGTCTTACAATGTTCCGTATGAACCAGACCCCCAAGTCATGGAATTAGAGAAAg GAAAAGACGCACTTTTGATCGATTTATCTGACAAGAATAATCTTGGTGGTGGTGGGGGCTACCCTGCCCCCCTTGGGTTTTTGGGGTACCCACAGCCGCCCCCGCTGCCCGCCATGGTGGACCCGCCCCCAGCCCCTTTCAGTTATCCG CCCTCTAAAGATCAAAATTGGAACGCCCCAAGTAATCCAAGTGCGCCCCCACCGGCTTTTTCCTACAACATTCCTCCAGCTGATGAAGGGAAGGAGTCAAACACTGATTTTATG GACAGCAAAGTTCCGCCTGATGATAATTTACAG AATAACGATGAGCCACAAAAACCAACTCCACAACAAAAACTAAACGACAACAGTTACAATCTCCCCGAATTGCCTTCGGTTCCGTCACATAATGGGCCCCCATCGCCTGACGCTTCAGATGATATCGATTTTGATGACTTGACAAGGAGATTTAacgaattgaaaaaaaagtactaa
- the Ist1 gene encoding IST1 homolog isoform X2: protein MFSSAPNYTKLKTNLRLVIARLKLLEKKKTELTEKSRREIADFIAAGKIERAKIRVEYIIREDYLVEAMEIVEMYCDLLLARFGLITNMKELDEGIAEAVSSLIWVAPRLQSDCQELKVIADLLTAKYGQNYAEACRIESVETISEKLKHKLSIQSPAKLLVEKYVIEIAKSYNVPYEPDPQVMELEKDALLIDLSDKNNLGGGGGYPAPLGFLGYPQPPPLPAMVDPPPAPFSYPPSKDQNWNAPSNPSAPPPAFSYNIPPADEGKESNTDFMGSLPTYSMVCPRNNLQDSKVPPDDNLQNNDEPQKPTPQQKLNDNSYNLPELPSVPSHNGPPSPDASDDIDFDDLTRRFNELKKKY, encoded by the exons atgttttcaagtGCCCCAAATTACACGAAATTGAAAACCAACTTGCGCCTGGTTATCGCCAGGCTTAAGTTACTGGAGAAGAAGAAGACCGAATTGACGGAAAAGTCGCGGAGGGAAATTGCCGATTTTATCGCTGCTGGAAAAATCGAACGGGCGAAAATACGAGTCGAATACATCATTAG GGAGGATTATTTAGTTGAGGCGATGGAGATTGTGGAAATGTACTGTGATTTACTCTTGGCCCGTTTTGGCCTAATTACGAACATGAAGGAACTGGACGAAGGCATTGCCGAAGCCGTTTCTAGCTTAATTTGGGTGGCACCTAGGCTGCAGTCCGACTGTCAG GAATTAAAAGTAATTGCGGACCTTTTAACGGCAAAATACGGCCAAAACTACGCCGAAGCGTGCCGTATAGAGTCTGTGGAAACAATAAGCGAGAAACTGAAACACAAACTTTCAATACAAAGCCCCGCGAAACTCCTGGTCGAAAAATACGTCATAGAAATAGCAAAGTCTTACAATGTTCCGTATGAACCAGACCCCCAAGTCATGGAATTAGAGAAAg ACGCACTTTTGATCGATTTATCTGACAAGAATAATCTTGGTGGTGGTGGGGGCTACCCTGCCCCCCTTGGGTTTTTGGGGTACCCACAGCCGCCCCCGCTGCCCGCCATGGTGGACCCGCCCCCAGCCCCTTTCAGTTATCCG CCCTCTAAAGATCAAAATTGGAACGCCCCAAGTAATCCAAGTGCGCCCCCACCGGCTTTTTCCTACAACATTCCTCCAGCTGATGAAGGGAAGGAGTCAAACACTGATTTTATG GGTAGTTTACCGACTTATAGCATGGTCTGTCCTCGTAATAACCTCCAG GACAGCAAAGTTCCGCCTGATGATAATTTACAG AATAACGATGAGCCACAAAAACCAACTCCACAACAAAAACTAAACGACAACAGTTACAATCTCCCCGAATTGCCTTCGGTTCCGTCACATAATGGGCCCCCATCGCCTGACGCTTCAGATGATATCGATTTTGATGACTTGACAAGGAGATTTAacgaattgaaaaaaaagtactaa
- the Ist1 gene encoding IST1 homolog isoform X1: MFSSAPNYTKLKTNLRLVIARLKLLEKKKTELTEKSRREIADFIAAGKIERAKIRVEYIIREDYLVEAMEIVEMYCDLLLARFGLITNMKELDEGIAEAVSSLIWVAPRLQSDCQELKVIADLLTAKYGQNYAEACRIESVETISEKLKHKLSIQSPAKLLVEKYVIEIAKSYNVPYEPDPQVMELEKGKDALLIDLSDKNNLGGGGGYPAPLGFLGYPQPPPLPAMVDPPPAPFSYPPSKDQNWNAPSNPSAPPPAFSYNIPPADEGKESNTDFMGSLPTYSMVCPRNNLQDSKVPPDDNLQNNDEPQKPTPQQKLNDNSYNLPELPSVPSHNGPPSPDASDDIDFDDLTRRFNELKKKY; the protein is encoded by the exons atgttttcaagtGCCCCAAATTACACGAAATTGAAAACCAACTTGCGCCTGGTTATCGCCAGGCTTAAGTTACTGGAGAAGAAGAAGACCGAATTGACGGAAAAGTCGCGGAGGGAAATTGCCGATTTTATCGCTGCTGGAAAAATCGAACGGGCGAAAATACGAGTCGAATACATCATTAG GGAGGATTATTTAGTTGAGGCGATGGAGATTGTGGAAATGTACTGTGATTTACTCTTGGCCCGTTTTGGCCTAATTACGAACATGAAGGAACTGGACGAAGGCATTGCCGAAGCCGTTTCTAGCTTAATTTGGGTGGCACCTAGGCTGCAGTCCGACTGTCAG GAATTAAAAGTAATTGCGGACCTTTTAACGGCAAAATACGGCCAAAACTACGCCGAAGCGTGCCGTATAGAGTCTGTGGAAACAATAAGCGAGAAACTGAAACACAAACTTTCAATACAAAGCCCCGCGAAACTCCTGGTCGAAAAATACGTCATAGAAATAGCAAAGTCTTACAATGTTCCGTATGAACCAGACCCCCAAGTCATGGAATTAGAGAAAg GAAAAGACGCACTTTTGATCGATTTATCTGACAAGAATAATCTTGGTGGTGGTGGGGGCTACCCTGCCCCCCTTGGGTTTTTGGGGTACCCACAGCCGCCCCCGCTGCCCGCCATGGTGGACCCGCCCCCAGCCCCTTTCAGTTATCCG CCCTCTAAAGATCAAAATTGGAACGCCCCAAGTAATCCAAGTGCGCCCCCACCGGCTTTTTCCTACAACATTCCTCCAGCTGATGAAGGGAAGGAGTCAAACACTGATTTTATG GGTAGTTTACCGACTTATAGCATGGTCTGTCCTCGTAATAACCTCCAG GACAGCAAAGTTCCGCCTGATGATAATTTACAG AATAACGATGAGCCACAAAAACCAACTCCACAACAAAAACTAAACGACAACAGTTACAATCTCCCCGAATTGCCTTCGGTTCCGTCACATAATGGGCCCCCATCGCCTGACGCTTCAGATGATATCGATTTTGATGACTTGACAAGGAGATTTAacgaattgaaaaaaaagtactaa
- the Ist1 gene encoding IST1 homolog isoform X3: protein MFSSAPNYTKLKTNLRLVIARLKLLEKKKTELTEKSRREIADFIAAGKIERAKIRVEYIIREDYLVEAMEIVEMYCDLLLARFGLITNMKELDEGIAEAVSSLIWVAPRLQSDCQELKVIADLLTAKYGQNYAEACRIESVETISEKLKHKLSIQSPAKLLVEKYVIEIAKSYNVPYEPDPQVMELEKGKDALLIDLSDKNNLGGGGGYPAPLGFLGYPQPPPLPAMVDPPPAPFSYPPSKDQNWNAPSNPSAPPPAFSYNIPPADEGKESNTDFMGSLPTYSMVCPRNNLQNNDEPQKPTPQQKLNDNSYNLPELPSVPSHNGPPSPDASDDIDFDDLTRRFNELKKKY, encoded by the exons atgttttcaagtGCCCCAAATTACACGAAATTGAAAACCAACTTGCGCCTGGTTATCGCCAGGCTTAAGTTACTGGAGAAGAAGAAGACCGAATTGACGGAAAAGTCGCGGAGGGAAATTGCCGATTTTATCGCTGCTGGAAAAATCGAACGGGCGAAAATACGAGTCGAATACATCATTAG GGAGGATTATTTAGTTGAGGCGATGGAGATTGTGGAAATGTACTGTGATTTACTCTTGGCCCGTTTTGGCCTAATTACGAACATGAAGGAACTGGACGAAGGCATTGCCGAAGCCGTTTCTAGCTTAATTTGGGTGGCACCTAGGCTGCAGTCCGACTGTCAG GAATTAAAAGTAATTGCGGACCTTTTAACGGCAAAATACGGCCAAAACTACGCCGAAGCGTGCCGTATAGAGTCTGTGGAAACAATAAGCGAGAAACTGAAACACAAACTTTCAATACAAAGCCCCGCGAAACTCCTGGTCGAAAAATACGTCATAGAAATAGCAAAGTCTTACAATGTTCCGTATGAACCAGACCCCCAAGTCATGGAATTAGAGAAAg GAAAAGACGCACTTTTGATCGATTTATCTGACAAGAATAATCTTGGTGGTGGTGGGGGCTACCCTGCCCCCCTTGGGTTTTTGGGGTACCCACAGCCGCCCCCGCTGCCCGCCATGGTGGACCCGCCCCCAGCCCCTTTCAGTTATCCG CCCTCTAAAGATCAAAATTGGAACGCCCCAAGTAATCCAAGTGCGCCCCCACCGGCTTTTTCCTACAACATTCCTCCAGCTGATGAAGGGAAGGAGTCAAACACTGATTTTATG GGTAGTTTACCGACTTATAGCATGGTCTGTCCTCGTAATAACCTCCAG AATAACGATGAGCCACAAAAACCAACTCCACAACAAAAACTAAACGACAACAGTTACAATCTCCCCGAATTGCCTTCGGTTCCGTCACATAATGGGCCCCCATCGCCTGACGCTTCAGATGATATCGATTTTGATGACTTGACAAGGAGATTTAacgaattgaaaaaaaagtactaa
- the Ist1 gene encoding IST1 homolog isoform X5 has translation MFSSAPNYTKLKTNLRLVIARLKLLEKKKTELTEKSRREIADFIAAGKIERAKIRVEYIIREDYLVEAMEIVEMYCDLLLARFGLITNMKELDEGIAEAVSSLIWVAPRLQSDCQELKVIADLLTAKYGQNYAEACRIESVETISEKLKHKLSIQSPAKLLVEKYVIEIAKSYNVPYEPDPQVMELEKGKDALLIDLSDKNNLGGGGGYPAPLGFLGYPQPPPLPAMVDPPPAPFSYPPSKDQNWNAPSNPSAPPPAFSYNIPPADEGKESNTDFMNNDEPQKPTPQQKLNDNSYNLPELPSVPSHNGPPSPDASDDIDFDDLTRRFNELKKKY, from the exons atgttttcaagtGCCCCAAATTACACGAAATTGAAAACCAACTTGCGCCTGGTTATCGCCAGGCTTAAGTTACTGGAGAAGAAGAAGACCGAATTGACGGAAAAGTCGCGGAGGGAAATTGCCGATTTTATCGCTGCTGGAAAAATCGAACGGGCGAAAATACGAGTCGAATACATCATTAG GGAGGATTATTTAGTTGAGGCGATGGAGATTGTGGAAATGTACTGTGATTTACTCTTGGCCCGTTTTGGCCTAATTACGAACATGAAGGAACTGGACGAAGGCATTGCCGAAGCCGTTTCTAGCTTAATTTGGGTGGCACCTAGGCTGCAGTCCGACTGTCAG GAATTAAAAGTAATTGCGGACCTTTTAACGGCAAAATACGGCCAAAACTACGCCGAAGCGTGCCGTATAGAGTCTGTGGAAACAATAAGCGAGAAACTGAAACACAAACTTTCAATACAAAGCCCCGCGAAACTCCTGGTCGAAAAATACGTCATAGAAATAGCAAAGTCTTACAATGTTCCGTATGAACCAGACCCCCAAGTCATGGAATTAGAGAAAg GAAAAGACGCACTTTTGATCGATTTATCTGACAAGAATAATCTTGGTGGTGGTGGGGGCTACCCTGCCCCCCTTGGGTTTTTGGGGTACCCACAGCCGCCCCCGCTGCCCGCCATGGTGGACCCGCCCCCAGCCCCTTTCAGTTATCCG CCCTCTAAAGATCAAAATTGGAACGCCCCAAGTAATCCAAGTGCGCCCCCACCGGCTTTTTCCTACAACATTCCTCCAGCTGATGAAGGGAAGGAGTCAAACACTGATTTTATG AATAACGATGAGCCACAAAAACCAACTCCACAACAAAAACTAAACGACAACAGTTACAATCTCCCCGAATTGCCTTCGGTTCCGTCACATAATGGGCCCCCATCGCCTGACGCTTCAGATGATATCGATTTTGATGACTTGACAAGGAGATTTAacgaattgaaaaaaaagtactaa